From one Chloroflexota bacterium genomic stretch:
- a CDS encoding PaaI family thioesterase codes for MDDKQPSSRHCFLCGRQNPIGLKITWVNDREARQIRARVVVPEHFNGYPGIVHGGIVAAILDETAGRALLLDGDADNLMVTVKLEVRYRKPTPTGQPLTAVGWVVRQTETRAQAASELRLEDGTITAECEALLFRPSQEFFDRWEPEKPYWRVYDD; via the coding sequence ATGGACGACAAGCAACCCAGTTCGCGCCATTGCTTTCTGTGCGGGAGGCAAAACCCCATCGGCCTCAAGATCACGTGGGTCAATGATCGCGAAGCCCGGCAGATACGGGCGCGCGTCGTCGTGCCCGAGCACTTCAACGGCTACCCGGGCATCGTGCACGGCGGCATCGTGGCGGCCATCCTGGATGAGACGGCCGGGCGCGCGCTGCTGCTGGATGGCGACGCCGACAACCTGATGGTAACGGTGAAGTTGGAGGTGCGCTACCGCAAGCCCACTCCCACAGGCCAGCCGCTCACCGCCGTGGGGTGGGTGGTCCGCCAGACGGAGACCCGCGCGCAGGCGGCCAGTGAACTGCGCCTGGAAGATGGGACCATAACGGCCGAGTGCGAGGCGCTGCTGTTCCGCCCCAGCCAGGAGTTCTTTGACCGCTGGGAGCCGGAAAAACCGTACTGGCGCGTGTACGACGATTGA